In Desulforegula conservatrix Mb1Pa, the sequence AGCTTTTTGCTGACCACGCACCTTTTATAATCGTAACATCTTCGGCAGTCAGCATCTGCTTGTCAAACTGGCTGGCGTCGTTGATGTGGGCTTCAAGAGCGTTTATCCTATCGAGGATGGAATCTTTGATGTCTTCCGGGATGTCTGTCGCATCTGACAGAATACTCTCATAGATCTGATGAGCTTCTTCATAAAGACCGTGCGCATGATAGGCTTCTGCTTCAGATATTTTAGTGGATAAATCAATACTGCTTGGAGAAAAAGTTAATTCTTCGGACATAAATATTTCCCTGCTAATCTACTTAAGTATGTCTCTATGAAATGTAATCTTAAAAAATGATGACAGTCGTCCCTGCCGATAATACTTTTATCTTTTGAAAAATCTGCTGAAACCCTTAGATTTGTTCTGTTGCTTCGAGAGTTCTGGTATGCTTATATCACAGTTCAGTTGCAGCATTGGGGTAGGGGTTATAAATCCCAGCACTATTACAATATGGCAGTCTTCAATTCTTCTGATATAAATGCGTTTTTCAGAGAATATCAGTTCTGCCTCATTGAGGTTCCCAATATTCTTGATTATTGATTCAAGTTCTTCTATTTTCGGCAGATTATCTGACTCAAATTCGTTTTGAAAGCCTTCCGAAATATGAACGGTCTCAGATTTTTTACCTATATAGAATATTGCCTGAACATCAGTAAATTCGATAATGTTTTTAAAAGCCTCTTTCATAAGAATATGCTTTCCCCTTTTCAGGGTATAACCCTATGTGGTGTGTGACACTATCAGTAATTTTGCTTATGGGAGTAGGGCCTTACAATTATATTCAATAGCAAAAATTAGCTTAATATTTTTATTATGTCATCTCTTGACGACTTGGGGCCGAGTTCTATTGAAATGATATCATTGCCAGGCACGATAATTTTTTCAGGTTTATCACTCTCTGCTATAGAAATCAGTTTCAACGATCCGCACTTAAACAGCTCGCCAAGCATTGCTATATATTCAAGTAGAGCTTCCTTTTCTGACTCTATTTTTATATTTTCAATTCCCAAAGCGGCTTTTGCCGATTTTTTCAGTTTGTTCTCAAGTATTTTTATAGGACTTATAACTGGGGCTTCTATGACCGGCTGATTATTTAAGATGCCTAAAGGCTGAGCATTTTGGGGTGCTGTATTAACAGAATTTATTTCATCATCTTCATCAAGGGAGAGCCCGTCATTCGTTGATTCGTCTTTCAGGCGCATTGCTTCGAGCAGAATTGCCTGAAGGTCTCCTTCTATAATACGTCTTTTCTGAAGGCAATGGTTCTCTATCGAAATTGATACTTCTGACCAGGCAAATATTTTATAGGCAGCCTGGTTCCCGTGGGCTTTTCCTATTCTGGCGTCAACAAGCTCGCCTTCTTTAAAAAAGAGGACACCTTTTTTGTCACTTTTTTTGTCATTAACCCTTATGGTACAGGTCTTTAGCTCCATTTCTATCAGCTGTATGAACATTTCAAGAGAAGCATTATTTAGAAGTCCGCCTTCGGTCTCTTTGTTAAGATACTTGAGAATCATATTCGCAAGATCGTCTATAACAATCGGTTTTTCTAAATATTCAACTGCTCCCTGGCTCAGGATGACCTGTCTGGACTTGGGTTTACCGAAAGCCGTTATTATTATCACTGGTATATCAGGATAAAACTCTTTAATGTGGCTCAGCAACGCAAAACCGTCAAGCCTTGGCATCTGAAGATCAGAAATGACAAGCGAAACAGCTTCTTTTTCAAGTATATTTACAGCGTTGATGCCATCCAGAGCTAAAACCGGTTCAAAGACGCCGCTGAATTTTTCAAATTTTTTTGATAATAATTTAAGCAGGGTTTGATCATCATCTGCGATCAGGACCTTTCTAATCATTATGTTTAAGTCTCCTGAAAATATTCAGCATTACTGTTATATCCATATAAGTGACCATTTATAGTTTTATATTGAATTTGTTCAGATCATTTCCGTATTTATTGATCCATGGTGCCAGGTTCTTTGTGAGTACCCCTTTAACGCCCGTCCTTTCAGCAACCTCAAGGGCACATTCCAAAACAGCAGTAACAAGTTCCTTGTCCGAAGTTTTTCCGTAGAACTTTAATCTTCCGTTTTCATAAATGAGCTCGGCAGCAAAAGGGTCAAGAAAATCATACTTTTCAACCTTTTCCACAAAAATCTTTTTGAGCAAGGTTTCAAAATCTATTTTTATCTTCTTGTTAGCTTTTATTATTTTTTCAAGCATTTGAAGAAGAAGTTGCAGCATTTCAATAAAATAATCCTGGGATACCTTTTTCTGAGGCTGGTTAACAGGAGGGATCGGCACATCTTTTTTCTGTTTGGCCGCAACAACCTGTTTCTGTTGTCTATTTCCTGAATGCATGAAATTTATTTCTTCAAGCTTTTTTTCAAGCTGCACCTGATAAACATGGAAAATTCCGCCACTTTCAGACGAGTTGGCAATAATTGAAATTGTGCTATCTTGATTATTGGTGGTGTCTGAGGAATCTTTTTTTGAAGCCTCGATAATTCCACTATTAAAAAAGATATAACTGCTTTCTGATTTAGCATTGCCTGTAATTTCAATATAACCTGTAAGTCTTTCGGACTTCATTTTTTCAACCAAGATTGAAATGTCCGTAAATTCAGACTTCAGATCCTTGTAAAGTACATTGGCTTCCGGGATGTGCGCCCAATAATATACTGAGTCCATATCTATTTCATACACAGATATATTGAAATTCTTTTCAGACGAAGTTTGCAGTATTTTATCAAAGGCTTTTGATCCGTTCAATTTTTCAAATTTATCAAAGTATTCAGCATTAAGAAATCTGTACTCGTCAAATAAAACTATCCCTGCAGCAGAAGGAGCGTTGAAATATATACCGCCGCTGCCAAGAAATCCCTGGTAATGCTCAAGGAATTTGTCAATGATCAGGTAATAGCTGTTCAAATCCTTTATAATCGGTCTGTCACAAGGAAATACAATCATTTTAGTTCAATATCCGTTTCGTATCTTTATATAATGAAGGCATATTTATCGTCTTTTTCTTAATCGTTCTATAGACAGACGCAGACTGTCCTGCATTCTTGAAATAGCTTCTGCAAGCGCGCCTATTTCATCGGTGGATTTGAGATTGATCTCTGTGTCAAGCTCTCCTACGCTGATACTGTCAGCCGCATTTGTAAGGTATTTTATGTTCTTGGTGATTCTGTAACCATAAACTGTAATTATAATACCCATGATGAGCATTGCGCCTATGAGGATGGCAATGTTGATTTTAAGAGTGTCAAACGTAACCGCTTTTGTGTCCTCTTTCAGCTTGTTTACCTGGCTGGTGAATTCATCAATATAGGCTGTACTCATTATAAAATAACGAGTTCCTTCTATTGGAGCACAAGCCATGTACTTGTCCCTGAAGTCACTGTCTTTTTCCTTCCATCTGTAGTACCCGCCGGCTTCTTTACCTTGTTTTACTCTGTCAAGAAGCTTGATCAGCTTAGGGAAGTCGTCGCCGGTTTGTTCTTTTAAAATATTAAGAGCTGGACGGCCTATGAGTTTAGGGTTTGGGTGTGTCCATATTACAAACCCCTCATCGCCTTGATCAGGCCCAGGTCTTTCAAAGAGAATGGTGTAACCGGTAATACCTATTCTTTGAACTGAGATTCTCTTGAATTCCAGATCATAATTGAAGTTGTCTGTGGTAAGGTCAGGGTGACTGAGAAGATATATTTTACATTGCAGAGCCGCTGCCCTTGATTTGTCTGAAATTATCTCTTCAGCAATTTTAGTGATTATCTGGGTACTTTCAGATGTAATCTTTTCAGAAAGTTCATTAAGCTTTTTCTGTGTAAACGCGCCTGTAGCCGCCATAATCAGAATCGGGATAATCAGGAAGAGGACAAACATTTTTGATCTAAGTCCGAATCCCGACTTTCTGGTGGCTGAACTTGTAAGTGTTTTGGCTCTAACCTGCTTTGGCTTGGATACGGACTCCGGGGCTGCTTTAACCTCGGCTAAACTGTCAGTGCCACTTGCTTCAGAACTATCAGGCAGATCAAGATCGGGAATCTCTTTTTTAGACGTGCTCCCTGAATAATGAACCTGTACTTCGCCATCCGTAAAAACTCCGGAATCAGCAGAGTCAAGTGCATTTTTTGTGATGACAATTACATGACCGCAGACATGGCATTTTGTTTTTGCAACATCTCCCTTGAGCTTGCTTTTGAGTTTTTCAGGGTCAATGTGGTAAATTTTCCCGCACTCTTCACAAATAAGCGTCATGAAAAAAACTCCTTGAGATATTAAGATATTTTCAAGGCTTTAATGGCGTTTGCCATAGCCTGTTTGAATGAGATCCTTTTGTCATCCCTTGGTATCTGGGCTGCAAGTCTATTTACAAGTTCCACAATTTTTTTCTGGGGAAAATCGTCAATGGATTCTCCCATATCTGCAACTTCGTCTTCGTATATTACTTCGGCTATTGGCCCTACAGCCATTGAAAATTCCGAAAGGAGTTTTTTTATGAAAGTCTCGTCAATGGACTTTTCCTTTGGTTCATCTGTTGTGCTATTAACCGGCTCTATTAAATTAATACGGGCAAGTTTTTTCAATACTTCAGCACATAGTGAAAAATCAAGACCTGTATTTGAGGCTATCGTAAGGACATCTTTGGTCCCGTCAATCTCCATCAAAACGGTTAGCATCTTGCTGTCCAGAGATACTTCTCCGAAATTTGCAGATATCACCCTCTTGAATACAATGTTTTTAAAATCACCGGAATACATTTTATCCCTCTGTCGCAGGTATTTTAATCACTGCTCTTAAGGCTGTTTGTTAAGCTCTCAATTACCGGGTAAGCCCCATTTCTTCTGTGATTATTCTCTTAACCTCCGCCTTGATAAGGTTAATAACTTCGTTGCTGAGAACCGTTTTACCGTCAGCTGATTTTTTCATTATTGTATCTGCTGGTTGCTGCCCGGAAATTTTTGCTTTTAAAAGCCCAAATTTGTTGATTTGTTCTTTCAGAAGCTTCTTCTTATCCTTCTCTTCCATATTTAATGAATTAACTGCTTTTTCAAAAGCAGTGTATGCGGAATGAAGAAACTGTATGGACTCAGGATGTGCTTCAGCTTTTTTGTTGTTAATATAAGTTCCTACTGACTCATGAAGTTTCAAGAAGGTGAAAAGTATCTTGTCATCCGAGTATTTGTCTTTTAATGACACCACTTCAGAAAGGAAGTTGTTCATGGTATCTTCTGTGATTTCCCAGTCCATGGACAGTATTATGGCACTGAGGTTGTTAAGCGGTGAAGATCCAGTGAGTTTTTCAGCAACAGACGGCTTTAATTCGCCTTCCTCAAAATGCTCTTCATTTATTATAGCCGATGCCTTTTGAGGTTTGCTCGGCATTATTTCATCTTCAAGGCCATCTTCAGCAAAAAGTGCGTCTAGACGATCATCCAGTTCAGCAGTAATTGTTTCTTTTTCTTTTGCTGCCAAATTATTTATCCTCCAATTTCTTTTTTAGAGACGTTACAGTTAGGGAAATAATTTTTTTCATCGTCAGGGCGACATTTTCACCTGTTATTGCACTGGCACAGAAATATGGTGCATTCATTTTTGAGTTGAGGTCATTCTGCATAGATTCAACCGAAAGGAGGGGGATATTATGTTTTGCCAGGTCCCGTTTGTTATACTGCAATACAATTGGTATTTTAGTAATGTCTTTATTGAAGGACTGAAGATTTTCTTCAAGATTCTGAAGTGATTTTATATTCATCTCTCTTCTTAAAGACATCGAATCCGCTACGAAAACGATTCCATCTACGCCTCTAAGCACAAGTCTTCTTGTTGCGTTGTATTTAACCTGGCCTGGCACAGTATAAAACTGAATTTTTATTGTGTGCCCCATAATCGTACCTATATCAAGAGGAAGAAAGTCAAAAAAGAGGGTACGGTCCCCATAGGTTTTTACGGTCACCATTTCGCTTTTTATGCGGCTCTTGAATTTTTCATTAATATATTCGAGGTTTGTGGTTTTTCCGCCTCTTCCAGGCCCGTAATAAACAATTTTAATCTGAACTTCTTTTTTCTTAGGATTTATTAAAGCCAATTAATCAC encodes:
- a CDS encoding response regulator; its protein translation is MIRKVLIADDDQTLLKLLSKKFEKFSGVFEPVLALDGINAVNILEKEAVSLVISDLQMPRLDGFALLSHIKEFYPDIPVIIITAFGKPKSRQVILSQGAVEYLEKPIVIDDLANMILKYLNKETEGGLLNNASLEMFIQLIEMELKTCTIRVNDKKSDKKGVLFFKEGELVDARIGKAHGNQAAYKIFAWSEVSISIENHCLQKRRIIEGDLQAILLEAMRLKDESTNDGLSLDEDDEINSVNTAPQNAQPLGILNNQPVIEAPVISPIKILENKLKKSAKAALGIENIKIESEKEALLEYIAMLGELFKCGSLKLISIAESDKPEKIIVPGNDIISIELGPKSSRDDIIKILS
- a CDS encoding HAMP domain-containing protein, translated to MTLICEECGKIYHIDPEKLKSKLKGDVAKTKCHVCGHVIVITKNALDSADSGVFTDGEVQVHYSGSTSKKEIPDLDLPDSSEASGTDSLAEVKAAPESVSKPKQVRAKTLTSSATRKSGFGLRSKMFVLFLIIPILIMAATGAFTQKKLNELSEKITSESTQIITKIAEEIISDKSRAAALQCKIYLLSHPDLTTDNFNYDLEFKRISVQRIGITGYTILFERPGPDQGDEGFVIWTHPNPKLIGRPALNILKEQTGDDFPKLIKLLDRVKQGKEAGGYYRWKEKDSDFRDKYMACAPIEGTRYFIMSTAYIDEFTSQVNKLKEDTKAVTFDTLKINIAILIGAMLIMGIIITVYGYRITKNIKYLTNAADSISVGELDTEINLKSTDEIGALAEAISRMQDSLRLSIERLRKRR
- a CDS encoding winged helix-turn-helix domain-containing protein; this encodes MYSGDFKNIVFKRVISANFGEVSLDSKMLTVLMEIDGTKDVLTIASNTGLDFSLCAEVLKKLARINLIEPVNSTTDEPKEKSIDETFIKKLLSEFSMAVGPIAEVIYEDEVADMGESIDDFPQKKIVELVNRLAAQIPRDDKRISFKQAMANAIKALKIS
- a CDS encoding GTP-binding protein, giving the protein MALINPKKKEVQIKIVYYGPGRGGKTTNLEYINEKFKSRIKSEMVTVKTYGDRTLFFDFLPLDIGTIMGHTIKIQFYTVPGQVKYNATRRLVLRGVDGIVFVADSMSLRREMNIKSLQNLEENLQSFNKDITKIPIVLQYNKRDLAKHNIPLLSVESMQNDLNSKMNAPYFCASAITGENVALTMKKIISLTVTSLKKKLEDK